In Uranotaenia lowii strain MFRU-FL chromosome 2, ASM2978415v1, whole genome shotgun sequence, one genomic interval encodes:
- the LOC129748641 gene encoding basic helix-loop-helix neural transcription factor TAP: MSSAYMQYNPASMMHGAGLESSYTHYGMTTGSQCYGYATDSASSEGYHSPGPVSSPDSYYQSPEEYSPIGYTGYGYDGTNGCTESYYGYTANDFKTASPTIPKLIPSSSVTSTPCSRYPNDRYSPYALPAKFSRPQGFPHPQSSSPTPSTVSSSSSSCSIKSLPASDLPQLGSQPQDPSTSPQQPEVVRKRRLAANARERRRMNSLNDAFDRLRDVVPSLGNDRKLSKYETLQMAQTYIAALNELLSRK, from the coding sequence ATGAGTTCGGCGTACATGCAGTACAATCCCGCCTCGATGATGCACGGGGCAGGGCTGGAATCGTCGTACACTCACTATGGAATGACGACCGGTTCCCAGTGTTACGGTTATGCCACGGACAGTGCGTCCTCCGAAGGTTATCACAGTCCAGGACCGGTATCTAGTCCCGATTCCTATTACCAATCCCCTGAGGAGTACAGTCCAATTGGGTATACCGGTTACGGCTATGATGGAACGAATGGATGTACCGAATCCTACTATGGCTACACGGCAAACGATTTCAAAACTGCCAGTCCCACGATCCCTAAGTTGATCCCGTCTAGCTCAGTAACTTCGACTCCCTGCTCCAGATACCCCAACGATCGCTACAGTCCTTACGCGTTACCTGCCAAGTTCAGCCGCCCTCAAGGATTCCCTCATCCACAATCCAGCTCACCGACTCCAAGTACAGTCAGTTCATCCAGCAGTTCCTGCAGTATCAAGAGTCTACCAGCCTCAGACCTTCCTCAACTTGGCTCCCAACCTCAAGACCCCTCCACCTCACCCCAGCAGCCGGAAGTTGTGCGCAAACGTCGTCTGGCCGCCAACGCACGCGAACGGCGGCGCATGAACAGCCTAAACGATGCCTTCGATCGCCTCCGGGATGTAGTGCCCTCGCTCGGAAACGATCGGAAGCTCTCCAAGTACGAGACCCTTCAGATGGCCCAGACCTACATCGCGGCCCTCAACGAGTTGCTGTCCCGAAAGTGA